Within Paenibacillus sabinae T27, the genomic segment CAGCGAAATCCGTCGACAATCTCCGCCCACATGCATAGAGTCTCAATTAGATAATCCCAGAGCCGCTTATTTCCGTAATCCAGATCCACCACATCTGACCAATCGCCCACTTTGTTTCCCCTGTTGCCGTCCTCCTGCTTATAAAAGAATTCTGGATGATGCTCCGTCAACCATGAATCCGGTGAGGTATGATTGTAGACCACATCAATCATGCATTTCATGTCCCGCTTGTGGATTTCCTCCACCAGATGGATAAACTCTTCTTTTGTGCCGTATTCAGGATTAACCTCCCGGTAATTCTGAATGGCATACGGAGAGCCCTGCCTGCCCTTTCTGCTCTCCTTTCCGATAGGGTGAATGGGCAGCAGCCACAGAATATCTGCTCCGAGTGCCTGGATGCGGTCTAGGTCTCCCTCGAGCGCCTGAAAGGTTCCTGCTTCCGTATGGTTTCTTACAAAAACTGAATAGATCACTTGATTTCTTAGAGCAATATCAGATTGACCAGCCATAATTGCACTCCCCTTTATTCCGATTATTTTATTTTTCAATAAATTATTCTTTAACCGATCCTACAACAATGCCTGTGATGAAGTATTTTTGCAAAGCAGGATAGATCAGCAGCAATGGAATAACGGCAACCACAATTTTCGCCGCATTCAAATTCCGGTTGGAGACCTCCGTGGCGTTCGCCAGCGTTCCTGCACTGACGCCTGATTTCAACATATCCGCAATACTGACATTCAAAGCCTGGATGTAGGTCATTAGTGGATAGTTACTGACTTTAGTCATATAAATTAACCCGCCAAAAAAGTCATTCCAGCTCCCCACGATACTGAACAGCGCGACAGTAGCCAGGGATGGGACCGAGATGGGAATAAATACTCTCAGCAAAACCTGCAGCTGGCCCGCTCCGTCAATCACTGCCGCTTCCTCTAAAGCTTTGGGCACGCCAATGAAAAAGTTCATCACTAAAATCACGCTGAAGATCGGTACCGCTGCCGGAAGCACAAGAGCCCATACCGTATTCAGCAGATGCAACTCCTTCACAATAAGATAACTGGGAATCATACCACCGCTAAAAAGCATGGCAAAGATGATAATATTCATGTATATATTTCTGCCCTTGAATTCTTTACTTGACTTAGACAGCGGATAGGCCATCAAGATAATT encodes:
- a CDS encoding carbohydrate ABC transporter permease, producing the protein MVQYAGFKGRLGRFIIYAVVILLALICLLPLWNIVAISFSSSDAVSANAVGLLPVKFTTAAYRRIIEDSQFWRSFGISVLRVVLTLILNMVLIILMAYPLSKSSKEFKGRNIYMNIIIFAMLFSGGMIPSYLIVKELHLLNTVWALVLPAAVPIFSVILVMNFFIGVPKALEEAAVIDGAGQLQVLLRVFIPISVPSLATVALFSIVGSWNDFFGGLIYMTKVSNYPLMTYIQALNVSIADMLKSGVSAGTLANATEVSNRNLNAAKIVVAVIPLLLIYPALQKYFITGIVVGSVKE